From a region of the Brevibacterium siliguriense genome:
- a CDS encoding acyl carrier protein, whose product MAFTEAEVLAGLAEIVNEETGLAVEAVEADKSFTDDLDIDSISMMTIVVNAEKKFGVKIPDDDVKDLVTVQDAVDYINKAQEA is encoded by the coding sequence ATGGCATTCACCGAAGCTGAAGTCCTCGCAGGGCTGGCAGAGATCGTCAATGAAGAGACCGGCCTGGCTGTCGAAGCAGTCGAAGCCGACAAGTCGTTCACCGATGACCTCGACATCGACTCCATCTCGATGATGACCATCGTCGTCAATGCTGAGAAGAAGTTCGGCGTGAAGATCCCCGATGACGACGTCAAGGACCTCGTCACCGTTCAGGACGCTGTCGACTACATCAACAAGGCTCAGGAAGCCTGA
- a CDS encoding DUF3145 domain-containing protein — translation MTQGVLFVHSAPRALCPHIEWAAGGAIGAQARFDWTPQPAAPGLVRAEVCWRAPAGSGARIASALRGWDSLRYEVTEEPSAGVDGGRWSHTPDLGIYHAITDTAGNILVPEDRIRSVMERAAGDPAKFSSEMAIALGEAWDEELDAFRHAGEGAPVRWLTKVG, via the coding sequence ATGACACAGGGCGTACTCTTCGTCCACTCAGCACCTCGTGCGCTGTGCCCTCACATCGAGTGGGCAGCGGGCGGGGCCATCGGCGCACAGGCACGCTTCGACTGGACACCCCAGCCGGCAGCACCAGGTCTCGTGCGCGCAGAAGTCTGCTGGCGCGCGCCTGCAGGCTCCGGTGCTCGCATCGCATCCGCATTGCGCGGATGGGACTCACTTCGCTACGAAGTCACCGAGGAGCCCTCGGCCGGAGTCGACGGCGGACGTTGGAGCCACACACCCGATCTGGGTATCTACCACGCGATAACCGACACCGCCGGAAACATCCTCGTCCCCGAAGACCGCATCCGCTCCGTCATGGAACGAGCAGCAGGCGATCCCGCGAAGTTCTCCTCCGAGATGGCGATTGCCCTCGGCGAAGCCTGGGATGAAGAACTCGACGCATTTCGCCACGCAGGCGAAGGCGCACCGGTGCGCTGGCTGACCAAGGTCGGCTGA
- a CDS encoding EAL domain-containing protein, which produces MEGITVVEAVPDDELGLEELVRSGGIETYFAPVVDALTFQRVGHQILQAPTGAPELGRAESENLRHAMRVATITGDIDASLRDSALRTAEGAGLPKSNRLFLHAEAESFATLEDRTGEPDRSVILQLDANRVASAPASVLRSVRSARAMGWGVGMSSVGPDLRSTSFVPLVNPSVVGLHPDVLRIDCDSHLAELNRLLHAHLERTGAVILADGVETEDDLDRVRALGARFMSGPYFGEATKQPESFSEPSEDALVSHYSRNLPALGTPYSISQGLRREPLVMNRELLVAQIAALEERALASGTATITLGVFGEDDGFSEETRLRYEKIRDTVGLTAMFSGGFDGPPIPGVRTGLVDASDPMRNEHGVVVVGPDWSGMVAASKRNDPGSDGQTVFDVYITTDRYTCVDAARSVLTRVAPLNAMAQQRA; this is translated from the coding sequence ATGGAAGGAATCACAGTGGTCGAGGCGGTACCCGATGACGAGCTCGGGCTCGAGGAACTCGTGCGTTCGGGCGGGATCGAAACCTATTTCGCCCCCGTCGTCGACGCATTGACCTTCCAGCGGGTCGGCCATCAGATTCTGCAGGCTCCCACGGGGGCCCCGGAGCTGGGCCGTGCCGAGTCGGAGAACCTCCGCCACGCCATGCGCGTCGCCACCATCACCGGTGATATCGACGCCTCTCTGCGGGACTCGGCGCTGCGTACTGCAGAGGGCGCAGGGCTGCCGAAGTCCAACCGCCTGTTCCTCCACGCCGAAGCCGAATCCTTTGCAACCCTCGAGGACCGCACTGGGGAACCCGACCGCTCGGTCATCCTGCAGCTCGACGCCAACCGCGTCGCCTCGGCTCCGGCCTCGGTGCTGCGTTCCGTCCGCTCAGCACGTGCCATGGGTTGGGGAGTGGGCATGTCATCGGTCGGTCCCGACTTGCGCAGCACCTCCTTCGTTCCGCTGGTCAATCCTTCAGTGGTCGGACTCCATCCGGACGTTCTGCGGATTGACTGCGACTCTCATCTGGCCGAACTCAACCGGCTTCTCCACGCTCATCTCGAACGCACGGGAGCGGTCATCCTCGCCGACGGTGTCGAAACCGAAGACGATCTGGACCGGGTGCGTGCGCTGGGAGCACGGTTCATGTCCGGGCCCTACTTCGGTGAGGCCACGAAGCAGCCGGAGTCATTCTCCGAACCGAGCGAGGACGCTCTCGTCTCCCACTACTCTCGCAATCTGCCGGCGCTGGGAACTCCGTACTCGATTTCGCAGGGGCTCCGGCGTGAGCCGTTGGTGATGAACCGCGAACTCCTCGTCGCCCAGATCGCGGCGCTGGAGGAACGCGCTCTGGCGTCGGGAACCGCGACCATCACCCTCGGTGTGTTCGGCGAAGACGACGGATTCTCCGAGGAGACACGACTGCGGTACGAGAAGATCCGCGACACGGTAGGGCTGACGGCGATGTTCTCCGGTGGGTTCGACGGACCGCCGATTCCCGGTGTGCGCACCGGACTCGTTGATGCCTCGGATCCCATGCGCAACGAGCACGGCGTCGTCGTGGTCGGACCGGATTGGTCGGGCATGGTCGCGGCGTCGAAGCGCAACGATCCGGGCAGCGACGGGCAGACGGTCTTCGACGTATACATCACCACCGACCGCTACACATGTGTCGACGCCGCACGCAGTGTTCTCACCCGCGTCGCCCCTCTCAACGCAATGGCGCAGCAGCGGGCCTGA
- a CDS encoding MFS transporter, translating to MSESTKMTQTQKRILIIGLVPLFMSLLSVSSINVVLPSIASDIHASTSALQWVLTGYALSFGVVLVAAGRAGDVFGRGQLFVIGVGLFGLSSLVAGIAPDPLTLNISRVTMGLGSGFLNPQVVGLLQQYFQGPPRGRAFGLMGTTVGLSVAIGPVLGGALIALFGSDLGWRATFLVNVPFAIASLILARVWLPSGAWRPAVDQDAKSTDGGKDLDPVGVILLGVGVLLILLPFVESSLGWFIWLSLPLGCGAIWLWAWWERRYARLGRPPMVDLDLFRIRSFSNGSIIIALYFLGVTSVWVLVAMYMQQGLGHTALAAGMIGLPAALCSAVSADVSGRFVFQIGRRLVVWGIALCLMGLLATIGVVALLSQGIGSEWWMLLTLAFIGTAQGMVISPNQTLTLQEVPLRYAGSSGGVLQTGQRIGTSMGLAIMTALAFSITAVSNWHWGMIGAFVAIAVVVILAGIVGIVEVRRGGPRRP from the coding sequence CTCCACCTCGGCTCTGCAGTGGGTGCTCACCGGTTATGCGCTGTCCTTCGGCGTCGTCCTCGTCGCCGCCGGACGTGCCGGCGACGTCTTCGGGCGCGGCCAGCTGTTCGTCATCGGCGTGGGTCTCTTCGGGCTCTCCTCATTGGTGGCAGGAATCGCCCCGGATCCGCTGACGCTCAATATCTCCCGAGTGACCATGGGGCTGGGCTCGGGGTTCCTCAACCCTCAGGTCGTGGGCTTGCTGCAGCAGTATTTCCAAGGCCCGCCGCGTGGTCGGGCGTTCGGTCTGATGGGCACCACTGTCGGTCTCTCGGTGGCCATCGGCCCAGTGCTCGGCGGTGCACTCATCGCCCTGTTCGGCAGCGACCTCGGCTGGAGGGCGACCTTCCTGGTCAACGTGCCCTTCGCGATCGCTTCTCTCATCCTCGCCCGGGTCTGGCTGCCGAGCGGCGCATGGCGACCTGCCGTCGATCAGGACGCGAAGAGCACCGACGGCGGTAAGGATCTCGATCCCGTTGGAGTCATCCTCCTCGGCGTCGGCGTCCTCCTCATCCTCCTGCCCTTCGTCGAATCTTCGCTGGGTTGGTTCATCTGGCTGTCACTGCCGCTCGGTTGCGGAGCGATCTGGCTGTGGGCGTGGTGGGAACGTCGGTATGCGCGCCTGGGACGCCCTCCCATGGTCGACCTCGATCTCTTCCGGATCCGCAGCTTCAGCAACGGTTCCATCATCATCGCCCTCTACTTCCTCGGCGTCACCAGCGTCTGGGTCCTCGTCGCTATGTACATGCAGCAGGGCTTGGGACATACGGCTCTGGCCGCGGGAATGATCGGTCTTCCTGCCGCGCTGTGCTCGGCAGTCTCCGCCGATGTGTCCGGACGGTTCGTCTTCCAGATCGGGCGCCGTCTCGTCGTCTGGGGAATCGCACTGTGTCTCATGGGTCTGCTGGCCACGATCGGCGTCGTCGCGCTGCTGTCCCAGGGGATCGGAAGCGAGTGGTGGATGCTGCTCACCCTGGCGTTCATCGGCACCGCTCAGGGCATGGTCATCAGCCCCAATCAAACCCTGACCCTGCAGGAGGTCCCCCTGCGATACGCCGGCTCCTCCGGCGGAGTGCTGCAGACCGGGCAGCGCATCGGCACTTCGATGGGGCTTGCGATCATGACTGCTCTGGCCTTCTCGATCACTGCGGTGAGCAACTGGCACTGGGGGATGATCGGGGCGTTCGTCGCGATCGCCGTCGTTGTCATCCTCGCCGGAATCGTCGGCATCGTCGAAGTCCGCCGAGGCGGTCCCCGCCGCCCCTGA